AAAGCATGTGTTGCTCTTTGTGCATCTTGGTGTTAAAAGCATCCATCAACAACACCATACTATACTAGTAGTGACAGTTAATCTTCCTTGTGAATGCTATTAGCACCACTAACATGAGTGAAAACAACACTGAACCTTTGTTCTATTGTACTGCTCTATGAAGTGAAATTTTAAATGAGCAATACTCTTCTCCTAAGGGGCTACCTGACCATATTAATGCTGATTAAAACACAGTATTTCTTGTCTGCTTAAAAACAGCAGTAGTATTCTGTCCTGACTCCTAAGAGCTCTCTTATCAGCTTGCTTCCTGCTAGGAGGCTGCACATGAAGTGATAGGTGCTCTgtaaacagcagagctgcagctgtgataTAGTTGAGTGTAAAGGAAATACCTTCAAGTTAGTCTCTGGGACTGAATCTGTGGTCAGTTTTATTGGTACATTTTAGAAAGATATAAAGACATTCTAGAAATGCCTGGAAGAATGGAAAGAATCAAGTCttgtaaaaatatatttataacaGTAGACTAAAGTTGAGTTTTCattaataaatatttacatGTACAAACCCCCCATATAAACTTAATTTCCTTTTATCATAAACATTAACTTTATCATTTCATTCCAGAGCTGTCAAAAGCCAGAGGTGTTTCTGTATAAAAGATTTAGAAAAAAAGTTCTTGTTCCACAAACCTcaatatgcaaaaaaaaaaaaaagaaattgtacAGCAGTACCACCAGATACTAAAATTGAATCTGTCAGTATAAATGTGTCACAACAGCAGCTACTCCCATGATTCCAGGTTTTCTCTGAAGTGCTGTCAGTCATTGTCTGAGCCTGCAGGGGGCAAGAAGACAAGTGCATCATTGTATGTGTGGCCGTAGGGTCTCAGTCTGTACACGCCATACATCATCACGTGCATGTGGTTCGGGGCCAGGCCGCTGAAGGTGATGGCCATGTCGGAGCAGCAGCCGTCCACCACCTGCTGAGGGTGAGTAGACATCGCTTCCTTAATGAGAGCACCGACTGGCTTAGTGTTAAAGACATCTTTTCCTTCTGAGTCTTCTGCATTTTCTGCAAACACTCCAGTGTACTTCAGGCAGATAGCCAGCTGTTTGTCCTCATCAAGTTTCCAAATCATACTTCCCTGCTCTGGACATTTGTCAGAGTCTTCAAGAACACGGGAGAGTCGTCTTAGTGATTCAACGCTCAACACAATTCCTCCCTTACCATCAACATACTCAAGGTCACCAGATTTCATGGTGTGGCCTATATAAAAAGGCTGTGAGGGGTCTTTTTTCAGTAAGAAGTACTTGAGGTTTTCAATAATAGCAAATGTTGTTGGATATGCAAGGAAGAACCAGCTGAATTCATCTTTATAGCGTTCGTATGTCATCTTGTAAGCTTTTCTCATCATTACCCATATATCATTTGTGTTGACAGCTACAGAATCAAACACTTTGACATTTTCAGAGCTGTAGAATTCTGCCTTGTCGCAGTGCTTGCTCCATGTCTCTTTCACTGCAGCCCAGTGCCCCAGATCTTTGGGTTTCACAAGGATGATACAATAAACACGGACACTTTTACTAAGCTCCATGCGTTCACCTTCTGAAAGGTTTAAGACATCTTCTTTGTTGGGAGCCTGGATGTGATGGTGCTCATGGTTATGTGCTTTAGTCCCGTGGCCCACCTTGATGTGTCCAAGGAGCGTAACCAACATGCAGAATACTCCTCCAAGCACCACACCCTTCATGAAAGAGCTGCTTTCAGAAATCATTTTTTCCTGGAAAGGAAAGACACTGTAAGAACTCGCAGAAACAAGTTTACTACTGCAGATTCCCTAGAGTTTTAACACGTCCAGTTTATGAACCAAGCTGCAGTTCCCTTAAACCACACAACAGGACAACGCTGGTGAACAAGCGGTGGCAGAAACAAAAGTTCCCAATCTCGACTCCCTTTACCGCCAGCGGTACGAGAGACCTCGGTAGAAGGGCTTTTGTACCCTAGGCCTGCTCTACAGCCGTGACCGCACGTCCCCCCGCTGATGGTCTGCGCCAGCCCTGTTACTTGCCCACCCAGAGCACCGCGACGCCACCGCATCGGCTCGGGCGCTGCCGCGGCCACGTCACAGCTCGAGCGCAGCGGCGCTTCCTCAGGGGAGCTCTCCCGGAGGCCAGGTCCCGTTAATCCCACTCTTCGCCACCCTCCCACCCTGCCGTCCGGGACCCCGCTAACGGcggcccagccctccccaccgTTCGCAGTGCCCTGAAACACCCGGAGCGCCGGGTGAGTCTTGCAACGGGTGAAGCTAgccctgccttcccttcccacatACGGCCCCGGTGACAGGGCCGACCGACAGTCGCTTACCGCTGCCGCCAGAGCCGCACGCACCAGGTGACTGGCACCTGCCACCCCCCTCCAGCCTCACAaccgccccgcgccgccgccgccgccacttCCTTCTTCCCGCCGGAAGCGCGGCGCGCGAATCTGCCAGGCGTCGCCCATTGCGTGGTGTGGAGGCGCCTCCTATCGGCGCGGATGCCACTTCGCAGTGAACTTCGGTCCCGCCGCCCTCAGCCCTCGCCCGCGGGCTGACGCACCCAGCCTGGCATGTCCCCCCCTTCCTTCACCGCGTCCTGCGCGGCTTTGCCTCTTGCCTGTGGCGGCTCTTGCCCGCGCGGCGCCTTCGGCGGCCGCCCCTCACCACGGGTGGCTGTCCTCAGGGCTGGCGGAACAGGTGATCCCGGAGGCTCCCGTCAGGGAGAAGCGGGAGAGGACTTGAGAAAAGGGCGAGACTGCCCGAGCGCTCTTGGCGTTCCAGGAGCGGGGCCGTGTGCTGCCGGCTCCCCCTTCTGCAGAGGCACGTCGGCGTTTCGTGACGCGCGGTTGCCGGCCGCCGTGGCGGGGCAGCCCTGCCATCTTGCGGGGAGCCGCCGCCCGCAGCTGCTGCCGCCGGAGCCGTGTTATCTTTGACAAAAAGATCTGCAAGAACGTCGACTGCTTGACTCTTCTgagcctgggggaaaaaaaatttacaaACCAGTGATTTTGGTTGGATCAGTTATGCGCAGGGTGGCTCCGTTCAGTGGAACTAAACCCCGGTTATACACCGTGCTAGGTTTGGGTAGGACACTAGAGGAACATGATTCTTCCTACCTTTCCCCACTTGGCTGCTATTGAGTTACCAAATAGGTGAACACTCAGGTTGTTACCACATACCAGAGACACTAGATCAGACTGACAAACTGACTAATGTAGCTACAGATCTTGACCGTCACTTTAATGTGTTTTCAACATTGCTTTTAACCAGCAACAGGTGAGTGGAGAGAAAGTTTTGAGCAATGTGTGGAGCATGTCATAAACCTGAAGAGACTCTTCTGGCTTCCGTGTTGCTTGAAATTGTTGCTTGGTGTTAAACAGATTCATATGGCATGGCAACGCATAAGATCTCATGACAGCTGTTGCTAGGTATTCTGGAGTTCTATTAGAGCTCATTTAGATGCACCTGTACTCCTGCAAAATATCCATCTCAAATTATTATAGCAACTTGTATTTCAGAACTGGTCATTTCACCATGGGCTGGAAACCAGTCACATGGGATAACCAAAAAAGGGCCAGCCCTAAGATTGAAGTTAAGTGAGGAGAGCCAAGGGAGATGCTCAGTCACACAGAGTAGGAATGAACCAGAACTGACTCCTCAAAGATCACTGCAAATGGCTgtgcattagaatagaatagaatagaataaaccaggttggaagagaccttcaagatcatcacgcccaacccaccaaccaaaccaacccgcCTAAACAAAGGTGTGCACACAGAGTTCAGCCAGATTTCAGTTTTTCAGTACTGACTATGCCCATTGGCATGTTCATTAGCTGCAGCTTCACCCTGTTCTTCCTAGTGATCCTTCATATTGTCTCTACTGCATTCTCAAGCAATAGTTGCTTTTGAAACCTACagacctgtgccagagtctaaACTGCTGACAGAGCTGAAAAGCCCCACAGCTTGTATCCACAGACAGCTGATCCCCTGCTGTTtgtctttcctccctccctgcagctgcatttgcctTCTGATGCTCTTTCTTGCCTCCAAGGAAAGACATCAAACATTATGTTCTCACCATGTGGTACAAAATGTCCATGAGATATTGGCTATTATCAAAACATATTTGATAAGGACTTTGTTCCAATTAATGTGAAATGTTTCAGCTGACACCTGAGTTGTCATCTTTTACAGT
This sequence is a window from Dryobates pubescens isolate bDryPub1 chromosome 18, bDryPub1.pri, whole genome shotgun sequence. Protein-coding genes within it:
- the C1GALT1C1 gene encoding C1GALT1-specific chaperone 1; amino-acid sequence: MISESSSFMKGVVLGGVFCMLVTLLGHIKVGHGTKAHNHEHHHIQAPNKEDVLNLSEGERMELSKSVRVYCIILVKPKDLGHWAAVKETWSKHCDKAEFYSSENVKVFDSVAVNTNDIWVMMRKAYKMTYERYKDEFSWFFLAYPTTFAIIENLKYFLLKKDPSQPFYIGHTMKSGDLEYVDGKGGIVLSVESLRRLSRVLEDSDKCPEQGSMIWKLDEDKQLAICLKYTGVFAENAEDSEGKDVFNTKPVGALIKEAMSTHPQQVVDGCCSDMAITFSGLAPNHMHVMMYGVYRLRPYGHTYNDALVFLPPAGSDND